A window of Pantoea agglomerans contains these coding sequences:
- a CDS encoding microcin C ABC transporter permease YejB, which translates to MAAYFLRRLLLIIPTLWAIITLNFFIVQIAPGGPVDQALANIQFGQTTGLPGGGESGARGALNRAGPGDSEYRGARGLDPEVIAEIKKRYGFDKPIWQRYVEMLWNYVRFDFGDSLFRSASVLQLIKESLPVSISLGLWSTLIIYLVSIPLGIKKAVRNGSAFDIWSSTFIIIGYSVPAFLFGIMLIVLFAGGSYLDWFPLRGLTSPQFDSLSWYGKIGDYLWHISLPVLATVIGGFATLTMLTKNSFLDEIRKQYVVTARAKGVSERRILYHHVFRNAMLLVIASFPATFISMFFTSSVLIEVMFSLNGLGLLGYDATIQRDYPVMFGTLYIFTLIGLLMNILSDLTYTLVDPRIDFEGR; encoded by the coding sequence TTGGCCGCCTATTTCTTGCGCAGACTGCTGTTAATTATCCCCACGCTGTGGGCGATTATTACGCTGAACTTCTTTATCGTGCAGATCGCTCCCGGCGGCCCGGTCGATCAGGCGCTGGCTAACATTCAGTTCGGCCAGACCACCGGTCTGCCAGGCGGCGGCGAGAGCGGCGCACGCGGCGCGCTCAACCGCGCCGGCCCGGGCGACAGCGAGTACCGGGGGGCGCGCGGCCTCGATCCAGAAGTGATCGCCGAAATCAAAAAGCGCTACGGCTTTGACAAGCCGATATGGCAGCGCTACGTGGAGATGCTGTGGAACTATGTGCGCTTCGACTTCGGCGACAGCCTGTTCCGCAGCGCATCGGTACTGCAGCTGATAAAAGAGAGCCTGCCGGTCTCCATCAGCCTTGGGCTATGGAGCACGCTGATTATCTATCTGGTGTCGATTCCGCTGGGCATTAAAAAAGCGGTGCGCAACGGCAGCGCCTTCGACATCTGGAGCAGCACCTTTATTATCATCGGCTACTCGGTGCCTGCCTTCCTGTTCGGTATCATGCTGATCGTGCTGTTCGCTGGCGGCAGCTATCTTGACTGGTTTCCCCTGCGCGGCCTTACCTCGCCGCAGTTTGACTCCCTCTCCTGGTACGGCAAGATCGGCGATTACCTGTGGCACATCAGCCTGCCGGTGCTGGCGACGGTAATTGGCGGTTTTGCCACCCTGACCATGCTGACCAAAAACAGCTTTCTCGATGAGATCCGCAAGCAGTATGTGGTGACGGCGCGCGCCAAAGGGGTGAGCGAGCGGCGCATCCTCTATCACCATGTGTTCCGTAACGCCATGCTGCTGGTGATCGCCAGCTTCCCCGCCACCTTTATCAGCATGTTTTTTACCAGCTCGGTGCTGATCGAGGTGATGTTCTCGCTGAACGGCCTGGGCCTGCTGGGCTATGACGCCACCATCCAGCGCGACTATCCGGTGATGTTCGGCACGCTCTATATTTTTACCCTGATCGGTCTGCTGATGAATATCCTCAGCGACCTGACCTACACGCTGGTCGATCCCCGTATCGATTTCGAGGGCCGCTGA
- a CDS encoding extracellular solute-binding protein — protein MLFRLISLLLFMALCAPLRAEVVQESRAFATLGEPKYAPGFSHFDYADPAAPKGGQLTQAVTGTYDNFNRYASRGNPGAGTETLYDRLFTSSDDEPGSYYPLIAESARYADNFRWMEIRLNPRARFHDGTPITAPDVAFTFDKFMREGVPQFRVVYRGATVKALDNQRVRIDLPKPDRDLMLGLLTLPVLSQRFWQDKKFNEPLSAPPLSSGPYRISRYKLGQYIEYSRVKNYWAADLPVNRGRFNFDTLRYDYYLDDNVAFEAFKAGAFDLREEGSAKKWATQYRGRNFDNQQIIKETTPNQASTNTTWLAINNEKAPFRDRRVRQALTLALDFEWMNKALFYGAYKRVTSYFQNTEYAAQGLPDAAQRALLAPFKDKLPPEIFTTPYAPPHTDGSGYDRANLLKALDLLRQAGWQVKNQQLVNDQTGQPLRIELLLRSGASNDWALPLQHNLSRLGISLTLRVVDASQYLRRLREGDYDMIARIYQAMPTPGSDLQFSWQSDYIDSSWNSARLKDPLVDHFVKAIVAHQGDKAALLPLGQALDRILLWNAYMIPMWYNAEDRIAWWNKFSHPAIKPLYASGLENWWYDVNKAARLPAERR, from the coding sequence ATGCTGTTTCGCCTGATATCGCTGCTGCTGTTTATGGCCCTTTGCGCGCCGCTGCGCGCGGAAGTGGTGCAGGAAAGCCGCGCCTTCGCCACGCTGGGCGAGCCGAAATATGCGCCCGGCTTCAGCCACTTCGACTATGCGGATCCCGCCGCGCCAAAAGGCGGCCAGCTTACTCAGGCGGTAACAGGCACGTACGATAACTTTAACCGCTACGCCTCGCGCGGCAATCCCGGCGCGGGCACCGAGACGCTCTACGATCGCTTATTTACCTCCTCCGACGACGAGCCGGGCAGCTACTATCCCCTTATCGCCGAGTCGGCGCGCTATGCCGACAACTTCCGCTGGATGGAGATTCGCCTCAATCCACGCGCGCGGTTCCACGACGGCACGCCCATCACCGCGCCCGACGTCGCCTTTACCTTCGATAAGTTTATGCGCGAAGGCGTGCCGCAGTTTCGCGTCGTTTATCGCGGTGCGACGGTAAAGGCGCTGGACAACCAGCGGGTGCGCATCGATCTGCCGAAGCCTGACCGGGATTTGATGCTGGGGCTGCTGACGCTGCCGGTACTGTCGCAGCGCTTTTGGCAGGATAAAAAATTCAACGAGCCGCTGAGCGCGCCGCCGCTCTCCAGCGGCCCTTACCGCATCAGCCGCTATAAGCTGGGTCAGTACATCGAGTACAGCCGGGTAAAAAACTACTGGGCGGCGGATCTGCCGGTGAACCGCGGCCGCTTTAACTTCGACACCCTGCGCTACGACTACTACCTTGACGATAACGTGGCCTTTGAAGCCTTTAAGGCGGGCGCCTTCGACCTGCGCGAAGAGGGCTCCGCCAAAAAGTGGGCGACCCAGTATCGCGGCCGTAACTTCGACAATCAGCAGATCATCAAAGAGACCACGCCCAACCAGGCGTCGACCAATACCACCTGGCTGGCCATCAACAATGAAAAGGCGCCGTTCCGCGACCGTCGGGTGCGCCAGGCGCTGACGCTGGCGCTCGACTTTGAGTGGATGAATAAGGCGCTGTTTTACGGCGCCTATAAGCGAGTCACCAGCTATTTTCAGAATACCGAATATGCCGCGCAGGGGCTGCCGGACGCGGCGCAGAGGGCGCTGCTGGCTCCCTTTAAGGATAAGCTGCCGCCCGAAATCTTTACCACGCCCTACGCGCCGCCGCACACCGACGGCAGCGGCTACGATCGGGCGAATCTGCTGAAGGCGCTGGATCTGCTGCGGCAGGCGGGCTGGCAGGTAAAAAATCAGCAGCTGGTTAACGATCAGACCGGCCAGCCGCTGCGCATCGAACTGCTGCTGCGCAGCGGCGCCAGCAACGACTGGGCGCTGCCGCTGCAGCATAATCTGTCGCGGCTCGGCATCAGCCTGACGCTGCGCGTGGTGGACGCGTCCCAGTATCTGCGCCGGCTGCGCGAAGGCGATTACGATATGATCGCCAGAATCTATCAGGCCATGCCGACGCCCGGCTCCGATCTGCAGTTCAGCTGGCAGTCCGACTATATCGACTCATCCTGGAACAGCGCGCGGCTGAAAGATCCGCTGGTCGATCACTTCGTTAAAGCGATTGTGGCGCATCAGGGCGACAAGGCGGCGCTGCTGCCGCTGGGCCAGGCGCTGGATCGCATCCTGCTGTGGAATGCGTATATGATCCCGATGTGGTACAACGCGGAAGATCGTATCGCCTGGTGGAATAAATTCTCCCATCCCGCCATTAAGCCCCTCTACGCCAGCGGGCTGGAAAACTGGTGGTATGACGTGAACAAAGCCGCGCGTTTGCCGGCCGAACGACGCTGA
- a CDS encoding cyclic di-GMP phosphodiesterase translates to MPLSRALMRQATYPRRIAWSSAIFGSLFFILFTLILLTFIWHKRQHQHQQLLHDSRNALQQSLDTLVTHTLNPLLSFSRFDCHAISQELTSRAAFAGDLRAILLVRESYAFCSSATGAFRLPLSAISDQTDLSRDRDLRLLSGTPLQPGKPVFALWLRNPQSVQSGVLATINLNLTPYQLLASYHPEISGMALVAQNSALASWRPTTIAKSDLPPQPLMQLALDGYPLEFVLYGDTVSMRDVHMIVLSGILLSLLVGGGCWLLLSMNQRPGKEILLGIKRGEFHVEYQPLISTLSGRAYGLEALLRWNHPSEGMIPPDMFISYAESLNLIIPLTRHLFELVARDAHRLNPYVPAGTHMSLNLSPLHLASESFQQDVKRWIAAMPDNHFNYVFEVTERTMVRDKNAGEVFAWLHQNDIQIAIDDFGTGHSALIYLEKYPFDYIKIDRGFVQSIGTQTLNSPVLDAVLHLAKKLNLKTVAEGVETGEQAAWLVRHGVSHMQGYLFSRPL, encoded by the coding sequence ATGCCATTGTCCAGGGCGCTGATGCGCCAGGCCACCTACCCTCGCCGCATCGCCTGGAGCAGCGCGATTTTCGGTAGCCTGTTCTTTATTCTGTTTACCCTGATTTTGCTGACCTTTATCTGGCATAAGCGGCAGCACCAGCATCAGCAGCTGCTGCATGACAGCCGCAACGCCCTCCAGCAGTCGCTGGATACGCTGGTCACCCATACCTTGAATCCCCTTCTCTCTTTTAGCCGTTTCGACTGTCACGCCATCAGCCAGGAGCTGACCTCGCGCGCCGCCTTTGCCGGCGATCTGCGCGCCATTCTGCTGGTGCGCGAGAGCTACGCCTTTTGCTCCTCGGCGACCGGGGCGTTCCGCCTGCCGCTCAGCGCCATTTCCGACCAGACCGATCTCAGCCGCGATCGCGATCTTCGCCTGCTGAGCGGCACCCCGCTGCAGCCCGGCAAGCCAGTTTTCGCGCTCTGGCTGCGTAATCCGCAAAGCGTGCAGTCCGGCGTGCTCGCCACCATCAACCTTAACCTGACGCCTTATCAGCTGCTGGCCTCTTACCATCCGGAAATCTCCGGCATGGCGCTGGTGGCGCAAAACAGCGCGCTCGCCAGCTGGCGGCCGACCACCATCGCGAAAAGTGACCTGCCGCCGCAGCCGCTGATGCAGCTGGCGCTCGACGGCTATCCGCTAGAGTTTGTTCTCTACGGCGACACGGTGTCGATGCGCGACGTGCATATGATCGTGCTGAGCGGCATTCTGCTGTCGCTGCTGGTCGGCGGCGGCTGCTGGCTGCTGCTGTCAATGAACCAGCGCCCCGGCAAAGAGATCCTGCTGGGCATTAAGCGCGGCGAGTTCCACGTTGAATATCAGCCGCTGATCAGCACCCTTAGCGGACGCGCCTACGGGCTGGAAGCGCTGCTGCGCTGGAACCATCCCAGCGAAGGCATGATCCCGCCAGATATGTTTATCAGCTACGCGGAGTCGCTGAACCTGATCATTCCGCTGACGCGGCATCTGTTCGAGCTGGTGGCGCGCGACGCGCACCGGCTCAATCCCTACGTGCCCGCCGGTACCCATATGAGCCTGAACCTTTCGCCGCTGCATCTGGCGTCGGAGAGTTTTCAGCAGGACGTAAAGCGCTGGATCGCCGCCATGCCGGATAACCACTTTAACTATGTATTTGAAGTGACCGAACGCACCATGGTGCGCGATAAAAATGCCGGCGAGGTTTTCGCCTGGCTGCACCAGAACGATATCCAGATTGCGATAGACGATTTTGGCACCGGCCACAGCGCACTGATCTACCTGGAAAAATACCCTTTCGACTACATCAAGATCGATCGCGGTTTTGTGCAGAGCATCGGCACGCAAACCCTGAACTCGCCGGTGCTGGACGCGGTGCTTCATCTGGCGAAGAAGCTGAATTTGAAAACCGTCGCCGAAGGCGTGGAGACCGGCGAGCAGGCGGCATGGCTGGTCAGGCACGGCGTCAGCCATATGCAGGGCTATCTTTTTAGCCGCCCGCTGTAG
- a CDS encoding ABC transporter permease, whose amino-acid sequence MRLSPVNQQRWLRFRHNRRGYWSLWIFLVIFLLSLGADLLANDKPLLVRYQQHWYVPLLVSYSESDFGGALPTAADYQDPWLQKRLEQQGWALWAPIRFSDSTINFATSTPFPSPPSAQNWLGTDASGGDVLARLLYGTRISLLFGILLTLFSSVIGIIVGAVQGYFGGRVDLIGQRVIEVWSGMPALFLLILLSSVIQPDFWWLLLVTVIFGWMGLVSVVRAEFLRTRNFDYIRAARALGVSDGRIMLRHMLPNAMVATLTFLPFILCGSITTLTSLDFLGFGLPVGSPSLGELLLQGKNNLQAPWLGLAGFFTLAILLSLLIFIGEAVRDAFDPARGV is encoded by the coding sequence ATGCGCTTGTCTCCCGTTAATCAGCAGCGCTGGCTGCGTTTCCGCCACAACCGACGCGGCTACTGGTCGCTGTGGATTTTTCTGGTGATTTTCCTGCTGTCGCTCGGTGCCGATCTGCTGGCCAACGATAAGCCGCTGCTGGTGCGCTACCAGCAGCACTGGTACGTGCCGCTGCTGGTGAGCTACAGCGAAAGCGACTTTGGCGGCGCGCTGCCCACCGCGGCGGACTATCAGGATCCCTGGCTGCAAAAAAGGCTGGAGCAGCAGGGCTGGGCGCTGTGGGCGCCGATCCGCTTTAGCGACAGCACCATTAACTTCGCCACCTCGACCCCCTTCCCTTCGCCGCCCTCGGCGCAGAACTGGCTGGGCACCGACGCCAGCGGCGGCGACGTGCTGGCGCGCCTGCTTTACGGCACGCGCATTTCGCTGCTGTTCGGCATCTTGCTAACGCTGTTTTCCAGCGTTATCGGCATTATCGTCGGCGCCGTGCAGGGCTATTTCGGCGGCCGCGTCGATCTGATCGGCCAGCGCGTGATTGAGGTCTGGTCCGGCATGCCCGCGCTGTTTTTGCTGATCCTGCTCTCCAGCGTGATCCAGCCTGACTTCTGGTGGCTGCTGCTGGTGACGGTGATTTTCGGCTGGATGGGGCTGGTGAGCGTGGTGCGCGCCGAGTTTCTGCGCACGCGCAACTTCGACTATATCCGCGCCGCGCGGGCGCTGGGGGTGAGCGACGGACGCATTATGCTGCGGCATATGCTGCCTAATGCGATGGTCGCCACCCTCACCTTTCTGCCCTTTATTCTGTGCGGATCGATTACCACGCTGACCTCGCTCGACTTTCTCGGCTTTGGTCTGCCGGTGGGATCGCCGTCGCTCGGCGAGCTGCTGCTGCAGGGCAAAAATAACCTGCAGGCGCCCTGGCTGGGGCTGGCGGGCTTCTTTACGCTGGCGATCCTGCTGTCGCTGCTGATCTTTATTGGCGAAGCGGTACGCGACGCCTTCGATCCGGCCAGAGGGGTCTGA
- a CDS encoding Bcr/CflA family multidrug efflux MFS transporter, whose amino-acid sequence MRKEKNSAAGLVVILGLLAMLMPLSIDMYLPAMPQIAREFGVAAGSVQMTLNLYILGFAIGQLVYGPLADSYGRKPVIVLGTLIFACAAAACALAQTIDQLILMRFLHGLSAAAASVVINALMRDSYSKEDFSRMMSFVMLITTIAPLLAPIIGGWLLLAWDWHAIFWTLSIAALITTVMVMTQIRETLRPEQRQRFHLRTMLGNFVTLFRHKRAFSYMLASGFSFAGLFTFLNAGPFVYIEVNHVSPQNFGYYFALNVVFLFVMTLINSRAVRRFGPLAMFRTGLVIQFAMGIWLLAVSALHMGFIPMVLGVAMFIGCVSMVSSNAMAVILDEFPHMAGTASSLAGTLRFGVGALVGALLSTATFNSAWPMVGTIAACATCSMLFFLYASRPRATGH is encoded by the coding sequence GTGCGCAAGGAAAAAAATTCAGCTGCGGGACTGGTGGTGATTCTGGGATTGCTGGCGATGCTGATGCCGCTTTCCATCGATATGTATCTGCCCGCGATGCCGCAGATCGCCCGCGAATTCGGCGTGGCGGCGGGCAGCGTGCAGATGACCCTTAACCTCTATATCCTGGGATTCGCCATCGGCCAGCTGGTATATGGCCCGCTGGCGGACAGCTACGGCCGCAAGCCGGTGATCGTGCTCGGCACGCTGATCTTCGCCTGCGCGGCGGCGGCCTGCGCGCTGGCGCAGACCATCGACCAGCTGATTCTGATGCGCTTTCTGCACGGCCTTTCCGCAGCGGCGGCCAGCGTGGTGATTAACGCCCTGATGCGCGACAGCTACTCGAAAGAGGACTTCTCGCGCATGATGTCGTTTGTCATGCTGATCACCACCATCGCGCCGCTGCTGGCGCCGATTATCGGCGGCTGGCTGCTGCTGGCGTGGGACTGGCACGCGATTTTCTGGACGCTCTCGATCGCCGCCCTGATCACTACCGTGATGGTGATGACGCAGATCCGCGAGACGCTCAGGCCGGAGCAGCGCCAGCGTTTTCACCTGCGCACCATGCTGGGCAATTTCGTTACGCTGTTTCGCCACAAGCGCGCCTTTAGCTATATGCTGGCGAGCGGCTTCTCCTTTGCCGGGCTGTTTACCTTTCTCAACGCCGGTCCTTTTGTCTATATCGAGGTGAACCACGTTTCGCCGCAGAACTTCGGCTACTACTTTGCGCTGAACGTGGTGTTTCTGTTTGTGATGACGCTGATCAACAGCCGGGCGGTGCGCCGCTTTGGTCCGCTGGCGATGTTTCGCACCGGGCTGGTGATTCAGTTTGCCATGGGGATCTGGCTGCTGGCGGTGAGCGCGCTGCATATGGGGTTTATTCCCATGGTGCTGGGCGTCGCGATGTTTATCGGCTGCGTGTCGATGGTCTCCTCCAACGCCATGGCGGTGATCCTCGATGAGTTTCCCCATATGGCGGGCACCGCGTCGTCGCTGGCGGGGACGCTGCGGTTTGGCGTCGGCGCGCTGGTTGGCGCGCTGCTGTCGACCGCCACCTTTAACAGCGCCTGGCCGATGGTCGGCACCATCGCGGCGTGCGCCACATGTTCGATGCTTTTCTTTTTGTACGCCTCACGTCCTCGCGCGACCGGACACTAA
- the yejF gene encoding microcin C ABC transporter ATP-binding protein YejF — translation MSLLAIHHLSVAFTRGGVTRNVVEDVSLSVDAGETLALVGESGSGKSVTALATMQLLPAPPASYPTGEIIFNGEDLLRVGERRLRALRGNQMAMIFQEPMVSLNPLHTLEKQLYEVLSLHRGMRREAARGEILSALDRVGIRSAAARLNDFPHQLSGGERQRVMIAMALLTEPSLLIADEPTTALDVTVQAQILRLLRDLQRERNMAMLFITHDLGIVRQLADKVSVMRQGNIVEQSSSRLLFSQPQHPYTRQLLAAEPEGRAVPLRDDAPPLLQVRNLRVGFPVRRGLFRRQVAEKVAVSNLSFTLRRGESLGLVGESGSGKSTTGLALLRLIAAQGEIWFDGQPLHALSRRELLPLRRRIQVVFQDPNSSLNPRMTVQQIIAEGLAVHQPDLSAAEQQARVIAAMEEVGLDAESRHRYAAEFSGGQRQRIAIARALVLEPQLLVLDEPTSSLDRSVQKQILTLLRSLQQQRQLTYLFISHDLQVVRSLCHQVMVLRQGEVVEHGDCETLFAAPAAGYTRELLASAQLSDR, via the coding sequence ATGTCGCTGCTTGCTATTCATCATCTTTCCGTCGCCTTTACCCGCGGCGGCGTCACGCGCAATGTGGTAGAGGATGTTTCCCTGAGCGTCGACGCGGGCGAAACCCTGGCGCTGGTGGGCGAGTCGGGCTCGGGCAAGAGCGTGACGGCGCTTGCGACGATGCAGCTGCTGCCCGCGCCGCCGGCGAGCTATCCCACCGGCGAAATTATCTTTAACGGCGAGGATCTGCTGCGCGTCGGCGAGCGGCGGCTGCGCGCGCTGCGCGGCAACCAGATGGCGATGATTTTTCAGGAGCCGATGGTTTCCCTTAACCCGCTGCACACCCTCGAAAAGCAGCTTTACGAAGTGCTCTCACTGCATCGCGGTATGCGGCGCGAGGCGGCGCGCGGGGAGATCCTCAGCGCTCTCGATCGGGTCGGCATCCGTAGCGCCGCCGCGCGGCTGAATGACTTTCCTCATCAGCTCTCGGGCGGCGAGCGCCAGCGCGTGATGATCGCCATGGCGCTGCTGACCGAACCCTCGCTGCTGATTGCCGACGAGCCGACCACCGCACTCGACGTCACCGTTCAGGCGCAAATTCTGCGGCTGCTGCGCGATCTGCAGCGCGAACGCAATATGGCCATGCTGTTTATTACCCATGATTTAGGCATCGTGCGGCAGCTGGCGGATAAGGTCAGCGTGATGCGTCAGGGCAATATCGTCGAGCAGAGCAGCAGCCGCCTGCTTTTCAGCCAGCCGCAGCATCCCTATACGCGCCAGCTGCTGGCGGCGGAGCCGGAAGGCCGCGCCGTGCCGCTGCGCGACGACGCGCCGCCGCTGTTGCAGGTGCGCAACCTGCGCGTCGGTTTCCCGGTGCGGCGCGGCCTTTTCAGGCGGCAGGTGGCGGAAAAGGTCGCCGTCAGCAACCTCAGCTTTACGCTGCGGCGCGGCGAGAGTCTGGGGCTGGTGGGCGAATCGGGCTCCGGCAAAAGCACCACCGGCCTGGCGCTGCTGCGGCTAATTGCCGCGCAGGGCGAAATCTGGTTTGACGGCCAGCCGCTGCACGCGCTGTCGCGCCGCGAGCTGTTGCCGCTGCGCCGCCGCATTCAGGTGGTGTTTCAGGATCCCAACTCCTCGCTCAATCCGCGTATGACGGTGCAGCAGATTATCGCCGAGGGGCTGGCGGTGCATCAGCCCGATCTCAGCGCTGCCGAACAGCAGGCGCGCGTTATCGCGGCGATGGAGGAAGTGGGTCTGGACGCGGAGAGCCGTCACCGCTATGCGGCGGAGTTCTCCGGCGGTCAGCGGCAGCGGATCGCCATTGCGCGTGCGCTGGTGCTGGAGCCGCAGCTGCTGGTGCTGGATGAGCCGACCTCATCGCTGGATCGCTCGGTGCAGAAACAGATCCTGACGCTGTTGCGCAGCCTTCAGCAGCAGCGTCAGCTGACCTATCTTTTTATCAGTCACGATCTTCAGGTGGTGCGCTCGCTCTGCCATCAGGTGATGGTGCTGCGCCAGGGCGAAGTGGTGGAGCATGGCGACTGCGAGACGCTGTTCGCCGCGCCTGCCGCAGGCTATACGCGTGAGCTGCTCGCCTCGGCGCAGCTCAGTGACCGTTGA
- the mepS gene encoding bifunctional murein DD-endopeptidase/murein LD-carboxypeptidase: MVKSQPILRYIWRIVPAVALATLLSACSSTGQHAKNENHEVNNQNGFLLQASQDEFEEMVRSVDVKSRIMEQYADWKGVRYRLGGDTKRGIDCSAFVQRTFRDQFGLELPRSTSEQQDTGSEISRGKLRPGDLVLFRAGSTGRHVGIYLGNDNFVHASTSSGVMISSLNDSYWKKRYREGRRVLSRNPS, translated from the coding sequence ATGGTCAAGTCTCAACCAATACTGAGATATATCTGGCGGATTGTGCCTGCAGTGGCGCTGGCAACACTCCTCTCGGCATGCAGCAGTACCGGTCAACACGCAAAAAACGAGAATCATGAAGTTAACAACCAGAATGGTTTTTTACTTCAGGCGTCTCAGGATGAATTCGAAGAGATGGTGCGGAGCGTGGATGTTAAGTCCCGCATCATGGAGCAATACGCCGACTGGAAAGGCGTACGTTACCGCCTCGGCGGCGACACCAAACGCGGCATCGACTGTTCAGCTTTTGTTCAGCGCACTTTTCGCGATCAGTTCGGTTTAGAACTGCCGCGTTCAACCTCTGAACAGCAGGATACCGGCAGCGAAATTTCACGCGGCAAGCTGCGTCCCGGCGATCTGGTGCTGTTCCGCGCCGGTTCTACCGGTCGTCACGTGGGGATTTATCTCGGCAACGATAACTTCGTTCACGCCTCTACCAGCAGTGGCGTGATGATCTCCAGTCTGAACGACAGCTACTGGAAAAAACGCTACCGCGAAGGCCGTCGGGTATTAAGCCGTAATCCCAGCTGA
- a CDS encoding phosphatase PAP2 family protein, with product MRATRFVTILLLNALGVVLFLSWYLPPDHGFWAAIDKGIFFSFNNLMVDHPGFALLVAITNFRGFDLVSLLAMGALYLFYWRRETPPGRRRMLAIGTAMLLSAVIVNQLGHLLPVQHKSPTLFFDNVHRVSELTGIPAKDASTNSFPGDHGMMLMIFACFMWRYFGFRAFLTGVAIVIVFALPRVMAGAHWFTDIAVGSLSVLLVALSWVLLTPLSDAIVSFFYRKLPGKYKPE from the coding sequence ATGCGCGCAACTCGTTTTGTCACAATTCTGCTGCTCAACGCGCTTGGCGTTGTTCTGTTTCTCTCCTGGTATCTGCCGCCCGATCACGGTTTCTGGGCAGCCATCGATAAAGGGATCTTTTTCAGCTTCAATAACCTGATGGTCGATCACCCCGGCTTCGCTCTGCTGGTGGCGATTACCAACTTCCGCGGCTTCGATCTGGTGTCGCTGCTGGCGATGGGCGCGCTCTATCTCTTCTACTGGCGGCGCGAAACGCCGCCGGGCCGTCGTCGCATGCTGGCCATTGGCACTGCTATGCTGCTCAGCGCGGTGATCGTTAACCAGCTCGGCCACCTGCTGCCGGTGCAGCATAAAAGTCCGACGCTGTTTTTCGACAACGTGCATCGCGTCAGCGAGCTGACCGGTATCCCGGCCAAGGACGCCTCCACCAACAGCTTCCCTGGCGATCATGGCATGATGCTGATGATTTTCGCCTGTTTTATGTGGCGCTATTTCGGCTTCCGCGCCTTTCTCACCGGCGTGGCTATCGTGATCGTTTTCGCCCTGCCGCGCGTCATGGCGGGCGCGCACTGGTTTACCGATATCGCCGTCGGCTCCCTTTCGGTGCTGCTGGTCGCACTGAGCTGGGTGCTGCTGACACCGCTGAGCGACGCAATTGTCAGCTTCTTTTACCGCAAGCTGCCCGGCAAATATAAGCCTGAATAG
- a CDS encoding CobW family GTP-binding protein: MTRVNLITGFLGSGKTTLLRHLLAGKPAQENWAILVNEFGEIGIDGALLRDSGAALKEIPGGCMCCVNGLPMQVGLNMLLKQSRPHRLLIEPTGLGHPRQLLEMLSAPVYQPHLQLNATLTLLDARQLADARVTTNENFRDQLAAADVIIGNKSDRWDESDRQRLQQWQEAMLNGRPFIETRFGAVEAALLDLPRTNRQTLPQPAHHHAHRQRDSGLAALRLDGGTRWRRALNEGQGYVACGWIFDGATLFDAAALLAWARLATVERIKGVVRTPDGTLRLNGQGGDVQVETLSADAPDSRIELIHSQPVDWNRLQSQLLRLRLN; encoded by the coding sequence ATGACGCGCGTAAATCTTATCACCGGCTTTCTCGGCAGCGGCAAAACCACCCTGCTGCGCCATCTGCTGGCGGGCAAGCCGGCGCAGGAGAACTGGGCGATTCTGGTTAATGAGTTCGGTGAAATCGGTATCGACGGCGCGCTGCTGCGCGACAGCGGTGCGGCGTTAAAGGAGATCCCCGGCGGCTGCATGTGCTGCGTCAACGGCCTGCCGATGCAGGTGGGGCTGAATATGCTGCTGAAGCAGAGCCGGCCGCATCGTCTGCTGATCGAACCCACCGGGCTGGGCCATCCGCGCCAGCTGCTGGAGATGCTGAGCGCACCGGTTTATCAGCCGCATTTGCAGCTTAACGCCACCCTGACGCTGCTCGACGCGCGCCAGCTCGCCGATGCGCGCGTGACGACCAACGAAAACTTTCGCGATCAGCTGGCAGCGGCCGACGTGATTATCGGCAACAAGAGCGACCGCTGGGACGAAAGCGATCGCCAGCGCCTGCAGCAGTGGCAGGAAGCGATGCTTAATGGCCGTCCCTTTATCGAAACCCGCTTCGGCGCGGTAGAGGCGGCGCTGCTCGATCTGCCGCGCACAAACCGTCAAACGCTGCCGCAGCCTGCGCATCATCATGCTCACCGTCAACGCGATAGCGGCCTCGCCGCGCTGCGCCTCGATGGCGGGACGCGCTGGCGTCGGGCGCTCAATGAAGGCCAAGGCTACGTCGCCTGCGGCTGGATCTTTGACGGCGCGACGCTTTTCGACGCCGCCGCGCTGCTGGCGTGGGCGCGTCTTGCGACGGTTGAGCGTATTAAAGGGGTAGTGCGCACGCCGGACGGCACGCTGCGCCTGAACGGTCAGGGCGGCGATGTGCAGGTCGAAACGCTGAGCGCCGACGCGCCCGACAGTCGCATTGAGCTCATCCATTCGCAGCCCGTGGACTGGAATCGTTTGCAGTCCCAGCTGTTGAGGCTTCGTTTAAACTGA